The Microbacterium phyllosphaerae region CAGATGCGCCATGAGCGACGAGGCGAGGTTGTAGACGACGAGGTCGGCGCCGTCGGAGAACGCCGCGCTCGCCGCATCCCGTGTGCCGACAATGTCCATGCGCAGTGAGCCGGCGCGCGCGAGCGCCGAATGCACCGCCGTGATCGCCTCGGGCACCGGCTGATCGTCGGGACCGGAGCTGGCCGCGAGATCGGCGGGCCCCACCATGATGCCGTCGAGCCGCGTCGTCGAGACGATCGAGTCGACGTTCGCGACCCCTCCCGGCGACTCGATCATGCCGAGCACGAGCGTGTGCTCGAGCCACCAGTCGCGGTGGTCCGGCGGCGCGACGAGGCCGAATCGCCCCGCCCGGCTGTAGGTCGCGAAGCCCCGGTTGCCGACGGGCGGGTACAT contains the following coding sequences:
- a CDS encoding HpcH/HpaI aldolase family protein; translation: MASVRARALAGDKLIGALLRMPSEELVEMLAVAEFDFVLIDCEHGPADLVALRQHIALAQVHGVPVIVRVGEGDRGQILRVLDQGAEGILAPHLDTAADAAALVDAAMYPPVGNRGFATYSRAGRFGLVAPPDHRDWWLEHTLVLGMIESPGGVANVDSIVSTTRLDGIMVGPADLAASSGPDDQPVPEAITAVHSALARAGSLRMDIVGTRDAASAAFSDGADLVVYNLASSLMAHLRGLAAPER